One genomic region from Spirosoma sp. KCTC 42546 encodes:
- a CDS encoding SusC/RagA family TonB-linked outer membrane protein yields the protein MANKYSSVIRHFFLLWLTVLLCTTTFAQGTRSPIKGRVTDANGAGIPGVTVQIQGTTIGTVTDIDGNYQFIPNRDGSVTLRFSAVGYQPTNQTVTSSSPSGLNVTLKEDIANLDEVVVTGSTLSAAKRELGNAVSTIKAADLQQAGSGGLLNALQGKVPGAQITQNSGDPSGSISIRLRGVKSLSGSSDPLYVIDGVIVSNQSANVSQLAVADQIGSAAPGTNRLADINPNDIASINVINGAAAAAQYGSRAANGVVLITTKRGSTGAPKVTFSTSFNVNELRKSVPVNLYNKTFGNTQQRLFPIQTFPSDASQQAAIALNPATTFVDIYRDGTPNNKLLSNVVDNVPRYNYFDQIFRTGYGTDNSISVSGGRDNTQYYVSFGYLKNEGIIKGTDFTRYNLRARVDQRLTNWAKLSAGLSYVNSFANEKANGNVFYSPMNSVTILNNIYDITKRDASGNLQAVEGPRVNPLSTIEDMKFTQSVNRTISDVQLNLTPLKGLSVDYILGVDTYGQVGQNYIRPYPYVAQASLGANLYPGGFSATGNNTVFQLNSDLNVSYERQFADKFKLNVVAGYNYQFFRSDYSTAQGQNLAPFIETVRGASSTTVLADFSLDRYNLSGYFAQATLGYRNLAFLTGAIRRDQSSKFSPSVTNQFYPKVSGSFVVSDLGFWKGASFNDAFNSLKLRMSYGEAGNLSGVGSYSRFYQFSPVAYLGKNTLLPGAQLANPLVRPERMAELEAGADLSFLKNRIGLGVTVYNQQIKDLVVNRVLAPSSGGSSIVNNVGTMENKGLEIVLDVVPVKTKDFTWDFTAIFNQNRNKVLTLGSPAIAISSPAGAPYLLQGQPASVFYGTGYARDDNGELILTTNGFPQSERAKTQVVGSTAFEKARTTDGKPDTKYPTANIVIANPNPKWTGSFTTNLAYKSLTLHVLLDLVQGVDVFNADRRTRQGVGMGDYVEKELRGELPRGYIFAIYNTEEWRVESGSYTKLREVSLSYALPKLIKSVSAINVSLIGRNLYSWDTYTGFDPETNAGGTNDLLRGLDFGNVPIPRTYQVKLSATF from the coding sequence ATGGCGAACAAATACTCTTCCGTTATCAGGCACTTCTTCCTGCTTTGGCTAACGGTCTTACTTTGCACAACCACATTTGCGCAGGGCACTCGATCCCCTATAAAAGGCCGTGTGACCGATGCTAACGGGGCTGGCATTCCCGGTGTTACCGTACAGATTCAGGGCACTACAATTGGTACAGTCACTGACATAGATGGAAATTACCAGTTCATACCAAATCGTGATGGGTCAGTTACCCTTCGGTTTAGTGCTGTTGGATATCAGCCTACAAACCAGACTGTAACGTCTAGTTCGCCATCGGGGCTAAACGTGACGTTGAAAGAAGACATTGCTAATCTGGATGAAGTTGTAGTAACTGGTTCGACGTTATCTGCTGCAAAACGTGAATTAGGTAATGCCGTAAGTACCATCAAGGCGGCCGATTTGCAACAAGCAGGATCGGGTGGACTACTCAATGCCTTACAGGGCAAAGTTCCTGGCGCCCAGATCACACAAAACTCCGGCGATCCATCGGGTTCCATTTCGATTCGCTTACGGGGGGTTAAATCGTTGTCAGGTTCCTCAGACCCGCTCTATGTGATTGACGGCGTTATTGTGAGTAACCAGAGTGCCAACGTATCGCAGCTGGCAGTGGCCGATCAGATTGGCTCGGCTGCGCCGGGAACCAACCGGCTTGCAGACATCAACCCTAACGATATTGCCAGCATAAACGTAATCAATGGGGCAGCTGCGGCAGCGCAGTATGGATCGCGGGCGGCCAATGGCGTAGTACTTATTACTACTAAACGCGGCTCAACCGGTGCTCCTAAAGTTACCTTCTCGACCTCGTTTAACGTCAATGAACTCCGCAAGAGTGTGCCCGTCAATCTGTATAACAAGACATTCGGAAACACGCAGCAACGGCTTTTTCCTATTCAGACGTTCCCTTCCGATGCCTCGCAACAGGCAGCTATTGCGCTGAACCCGGCTACTACCTTCGTTGATATTTATCGGGATGGTACACCAAACAATAAGCTCCTCTCGAACGTGGTCGATAACGTTCCCCGTTATAATTATTTCGATCAGATTTTCCGGACGGGCTACGGCACCGATAATTCCATCTCGGTTTCGGGTGGTCGCGATAACACGCAGTATTATGTATCGTTTGGCTACCTGAAAAATGAAGGGATCATTAAAGGAACTGACTTCACACGCTATAACCTCCGTGCCCGTGTTGATCAGCGATTAACCAACTGGGCTAAACTTTCGGCAGGATTGAGCTACGTAAATAGCTTTGCCAACGAGAAAGCCAATGGAAACGTGTTCTATAGTCCTATGAACTCGGTTACCATTCTGAACAACATCTATGACATTACCAAGCGTGATGCATCAGGTAATCTGCAAGCTGTAGAAGGGCCTCGGGTGAATCCACTATCAACTATTGAGGATATGAAGTTCACGCAGTCGGTTAACCGTACCATTAGTGATGTACAGCTAAACCTGACACCCCTGAAAGGATTGAGCGTTGACTATATTCTCGGTGTAGATACCTATGGACAGGTTGGCCAAAACTACATTCGCCCATACCCCTACGTGGCACAGGCATCGCTTGGCGCGAACCTGTATCCAGGTGGTTTTTCGGCAACGGGTAATAACACGGTATTCCAACTCAATTCGGACTTGAATGTTAGTTATGAGCGCCAATTTGCAGATAAGTTTAAACTGAATGTTGTAGCTGGGTATAACTACCAGTTCTTCCGGTCTGATTACTCGACTGCACAGGGGCAGAACCTGGCCCCGTTTATTGAAACGGTTCGGGGCGCTTCCAGTACAACGGTACTGGCCGATTTCAGTCTGGATCGCTACAACTTAAGTGGGTATTTCGCTCAGGCAACGTTGGGTTACCGCAATCTGGCGTTCCTGACGGGTGCTATCCGACGCGACCAATCGTCGAAATTTTCGCCTTCCGTAACTAACCAGTTTTACCCCAAAGTAAGTGGTTCGTTCGTTGTATCGGATTTAGGGTTCTGGAAGGGTGCTTCCTTCAACGATGCGTTTAATAGTCTGAAATTGCGGATGAGTTACGGCGAAGCAGGAAACCTGTCGGGCGTTGGTTCCTATAGTCGATTCTATCAGTTCTCGCCAGTGGCTTATCTGGGCAAAAACACACTGCTGCCAGGAGCCCAGTTGGCCAACCCGCTGGTTCGGCCGGAGCGCATGGCCGAACTCGAAGCTGGAGCTGATCTGTCATTCTTAAAGAATCGTATTGGGCTGGGCGTTACGGTGTATAATCAGCAAATCAAAGATCTGGTTGTAAACCGAGTGCTGGCTCCCTCATCGGGCGGCTCAAGTATTGTCAACAATGTGGGTACGATGGAAAACAAGGGTCTGGAAATCGTGCTGGACGTAGTGCCGGTAAAAACAAAAGACTTTACCTGGGATTTTACCGCCATTTTTAACCAGAACCGCAATAAAGTTCTCACGTTGGGTAGCCCGGCTATTGCGATTAGTTCGCCCGCCGGTGCGCCTTATTTGCTACAGGGTCAGCCTGCCAGCGTGTTTTACGGAACGGGCTATGCTCGTGACGATAACGGGGAGTTGATTTTAACCACCAATGGTTTTCCACAGTCGGAGCGCGCCAAAACACAGGTAGTTGGTTCCACTGCTTTTGAGAAGGCACGTACCACCGATGGAAAGCCTGACACAAAATATCCAACGGCTAACATTGTTATTGCCAACCCCAATCCAAAATGGACGGGTTCGTTCACTACAAATCTGGCCTATAAATCGCTGACACTACATGTGCTGCTAGACCTGGTTCAGGGTGTGGATGTGTTCAATGCCGACCGACGGACCCGGCAGGGGGTGGGCATGGGCGATTATGTGGAAAAAGAACTCCGGGGTGAACTTCCACGGGGCTATATCTTCGCTATTTATAATACTGAAGAATGGCGCGTAGAAAGTGGTTCATACACCAAATTACGGGAAGTATCCTTGAGCTATGCGTTGCCCAAATTGATCAAGTCGGTGAGCGCCATTAATGTATCGTTAATCGGGCGTAATCTCTATTCCTGGGATACCTATACCGGTTTTGATCCTGAAACCAACGCTGGAGGTACCAACGATCTGCTCCGTGGCCTCGACTTCGGAAACGTACCCATTCCACGCACGTATCAAGTCAAACTGTCTGCAACATTCTAA
- a CDS encoding S9 family peptidase: protein MINQKLVGRLFIVAFLITQLAAKKTVAQSKQPYANLQQAVFSGGQLAGSQGPRSVNWIEGGTKFSFIDGQNTIKTLSPKDQKEEIVFDGSQLKFPGTDKPFAYGSFQWSKDSKNILFQSNFRPVYRRSGVSDYYVYAVADKSLKLVAKDAQTAELSPDGQKIGYERGGNLFVFDFASQNETQLTDDAKPALYNGRFGWAYEEEFGLAQAWDWSPDSKFIAFWQSDERQVPIYKLTDYKGFDEKFDSLPYPRVGDQNPTVRIGAIEIANKSKQWMKVELGDGYIPRIYWTSQEGQLALMQLNRKQNHLRLFMANARTGDAKQIMEEKSATWVDVFDFFAGINHLIYFPAGVQEFYWVSDRDGFAHLYRYDYTGKLLNAVTSGKWEVSYVHHIDPKTKKVYFTSTEASPLERQLFVIDVDGKNKRRLTTVAGKHAVNFSPNGQYFIDKYSNVLTPTQVELRDTKGQLIKALETNKKVSDYLASHAYSPKELTSFTTSDGQQIDISIIKPINFNPAQKYPVVMDIYGGPGAQSVYNEFATTGWHQWLAQTGYIVVSVNNRGSGGYGRDFEKIVYEKLGKYESLDFAEAAAYLAKQPWVDANRMAIRGHSYGGYMSSYTMLTHPGVFKVSIVGAPVTDWRLYDSIYTERYMGLLPENEENYKASAVSPFAKNLAGKMFIAHATMDENVHVRNTFQLMNALEDAGKDADLRIYPPGAHGVAYSAGTQLLLYQQYTNYLETYLKSSPLN, encoded by the coding sequence ATGATCAATCAAAAACTAGTCGGACGGCTTTTCATTGTTGCTTTCCTGATTACGCAGCTAGCTGCGAAAAAAACCGTAGCGCAATCCAAACAGCCGTATGCCAATCTTCAACAGGCCGTTTTTTCGGGGGGGCAGTTGGCTGGTTCGCAGGGCCCACGCAGTGTGAACTGGATTGAGGGAGGCACTAAGTTCTCGTTCATTGATGGGCAGAATACCATAAAGACGCTCTCGCCAAAAGACCAGAAAGAAGAGATCGTTTTTGACGGCAGTCAGTTGAAATTTCCCGGCACCGACAAACCGTTTGCCTACGGCTCCTTCCAATGGTCGAAAGATTCGAAGAATATTCTGTTTCAGAGCAACTTCCGGCCCGTTTATCGGCGATCGGGCGTATCCGATTATTATGTATACGCGGTGGCCGATAAGAGCCTGAAACTCGTTGCGAAAGATGCCCAAACCGCGGAACTGTCTCCGGATGGGCAGAAAATTGGCTACGAACGGGGTGGCAATTTGTTTGTCTTTGATTTCGCCAGCCAAAACGAAACGCAACTAACTGATGATGCTAAACCTGCCCTCTACAATGGTCGATTCGGCTGGGCCTACGAAGAAGAGTTTGGACTGGCGCAGGCCTGGGATTGGTCGCCGGATAGCAAGTTCATTGCCTTCTGGCAGTCCGATGAGCGCCAGGTCCCCATCTACAAATTGACCGATTATAAAGGCTTTGATGAGAAATTCGACTCTCTTCCCTACCCACGCGTAGGCGATCAAAATCCAACGGTTCGTATTGGGGCGATTGAGATTGCCAATAAGAGCAAGCAATGGATGAAGGTCGAATTGGGGGATGGCTATATTCCGCGCATCTACTGGACATCGCAGGAAGGCCAGCTTGCACTGATGCAGTTGAATCGGAAGCAGAATCACCTGCGCCTATTTATGGCAAATGCCCGAACCGGTGATGCTAAACAGATCATGGAAGAGAAATCGGCCACCTGGGTTGATGTGTTTGATTTTTTCGCGGGTATCAATCACCTGATTTATTTCCCGGCCGGTGTTCAGGAGTTTTATTGGGTATCAGATCGCGATGGATTTGCCCATCTCTACCGATATGATTATACCGGGAAGCTACTCAATGCGGTAACAAGCGGAAAATGGGAAGTAAGTTATGTCCATCATATTGATCCGAAGACGAAAAAAGTTTATTTCACCTCTACGGAAGCATCACCCCTGGAGCGTCAATTGTTCGTCATTGATGTAGATGGCAAGAATAAGCGTCGATTAACAACTGTAGCCGGAAAACACGCTGTCAATTTCTCCCCCAACGGGCAGTATTTTATCGATAAATATTCCAACGTATTAACGCCCACTCAGGTCGAATTACGCGATACGAAAGGGCAATTGATCAAGGCACTGGAAACCAACAAAAAAGTGTCTGACTACCTGGCCAGCCATGCGTATTCGCCCAAAGAGTTGACCAGCTTTACAACCTCCGATGGGCAGCAGATTGATATTTCGATTATTAAACCGATCAATTTCAATCCAGCCCAAAAGTACCCGGTCGTAATGGATATTTACGGTGGACCGGGTGCTCAATCGGTTTATAACGAATTTGCGACAACGGGATGGCATCAGTGGCTGGCGCAAACAGGCTACATTGTAGTTAGCGTCAATAACCGGGGCAGCGGTGGGTATGGACGTGACTTCGAGAAAATCGTTTATGAGAAGCTAGGAAAATATGAGAGCCTCGATTTTGCGGAAGCAGCCGCTTACTTAGCCAAGCAACCCTGGGTGGATGCCAACCGAATGGCAATCCGGGGGCATAGTTACGGCGGCTATATGAGTAGCTATACCATGCTCACCCATCCGGGTGTGTTCAAAGTGTCGATTGTAGGAGCCCCTGTTACCGATTGGCGACTTTACGACTCTATTTATACCGAACGCTATATGGGGTTGTTGCCCGAGAATGAAGAGAACTATAAAGCCAGTGCCGTATCACCTTTTGCTAAAAATCTGGCGGGTAAAATGTTCATTGCCCACGCCACCATGGACGAGAATGTACACGTTCGGAATACGTTTCAGCTCATGAATGCGCTGGAAGACGCGGGTAAAGATGCTGACCTCCGGATTTATCCACCCGGTGCTCATGGCGTGGCCTACAGTGCAGGAACGCAGCTTCTATTGTATCAGCAGTACACAAATTATTTAGAAACCTATTTGAAAAGTAGTCCATTGAATTAA
- a CDS encoding nucleotidyltransferase family protein, whose translation MSSIYTKLLVESINVSLNNVPDGNLKYLLKHTKYDWDLLKQKTAYHGISPILFDVIRKVDKDLVDSNYFDVLKNSSIRQSVFDLLASQEILSLLKFLESHNIEVLPSKGILFIHELYDKKSIRESFDLDILVRRKDAVKALKLLVEEAKYHFILPDDFIEKKTTDDIIHSLLSISGHHEVGLKRADSEIHIDFHWDAYEDFYQYQLPTGSLFKDQANKFFFNSICKIPSKEAIFWMLIIHHGGREMWLRLKYFCDLFVFYQKYGNDIDWGQIVLEAEKFKMKRIIINAFYCLETLFNIKLPDSICLLFSENNNLEKNYNKISNSWDVAQSRNATILAKIRFYILYFSLQDDNYSYIQHIKHSFQKRSVPNPLETEKRIIVFPKKFIMLNFFGKVATAMAIYIGFKKRN comes from the coding sequence ATGAGTTCCATCTATACTAAGCTACTAGTTGAGTCAATTAATGTAAGTTTGAATAATGTCCCTGATGGGAATTTGAAATATCTATTAAAGCATACTAAATATGATTGGGATTTATTAAAACAGAAAACGGCTTACCATGGTATTTCGCCTATTCTCTTCGATGTGATTAGAAAAGTAGACAAAGACTTAGTTGATAGTAATTATTTCGATGTATTAAAGAATAGCTCTATTCGGCAGTCTGTATTTGACCTTTTAGCTTCACAAGAGATACTTAGTTTGTTGAAATTTTTAGAGAGCCATAATATTGAAGTTTTACCATCCAAAGGGATTTTATTTATTCATGAACTATATGATAAAAAATCAATTCGTGAAAGTTTTGATTTGGATATATTAGTTAGAAGGAAAGACGCTGTAAAAGCTCTGAAACTATTAGTAGAAGAAGCTAAGTATCACTTTATTTTACCTGATGATTTTATTGAAAAAAAGACAACCGATGACATCATCCATAGCCTTTTATCTATAAGTGGCCATCATGAAGTTGGTCTAAAAAGAGCAGATTCAGAGATTCATATCGATTTTCATTGGGATGCATATGAAGACTTCTACCAGTACCAGTTACCAACTGGCTCACTTTTTAAAGATCAGGCTAATAAATTCTTTTTTAATTCTATTTGTAAGATTCCTTCAAAAGAAGCTATATTTTGGATGTTAATTATTCATCATGGGGGACGAGAAATGTGGTTAAGGCTAAAATACTTTTGCGATTTATTTGTGTTTTATCAAAAATATGGCAATGATATTGATTGGGGACAAATCGTTTTAGAGGCAGAAAAATTTAAGATGAAACGAATTATAATAAATGCATTTTATTGCCTTGAGACTCTATTTAATATAAAACTACCTGATTCTATTTGTTTGCTTTTTTCTGAAAATAATAACCTTGAAAAGAATTATAATAAGATTTCAAATTCTTGGGATGTAGCCCAAAGCCGCAATGCCACAATCTTAGCAAAAATTAGGTTCTATATCTTGTATTTTTCTTTACAAGATGATAACTACTCATATATTCAACATATTAAACATTCTTTTCAAAAACGTTCTGTTCCTAATCCTCTTGAAACAGAGAAGCGAATAATTGTATTCCCAAAAAAATTTATTATGCTTAATTTTTTCGGGAAAGTTGCTACAGCGATGGCAATCTACATTGGCTTTAAAAAACGGAATTAA
- a CDS encoding trans-aconitate 2-methyltransferase, whose product MKIAFAEMNIFESLKIRRWEKGHWQYIYILLWRLYNVYRFITISSYRSRIIYSFRFKNHYHQFSNFTRSDRYPDLFKIAKKHFQDIEKPTILSFGCSTGEEVATLSEYIPHATIVGVDINKWCLKQATRNFHAPNRFFYHCFSQEFLEMNNFDAIFCLAVFQHPGNRHNSVQTESYYPFSHFEKKINELSEKLKPNGLFFIDHCDFNFLEVNIMKQYRIAPFLNNQCLRQRPLFNRDNKKTAMVQTNFRVFQKK is encoded by the coding sequence TTGAAAATAGCCTTTGCAGAAATGAATATTTTTGAGTCTTTGAAAATACGTCGTTGGGAAAAAGGTCATTGGCAATATATATATATACTTCTTTGGCGGCTTTACAATGTATATCGTTTTATCACAATTTCCTCTTATCGTTCACGTATCATCTACTCATTTCGATTTAAAAATCATTATCATCAATTTTCAAATTTTACTAGATCAGACCGCTATCCGGATTTATTTAAGATCGCTAAGAAACATTTTCAAGATATCGAAAAACCTACAATTCTTTCATTTGGCTGTTCAACAGGTGAAGAGGTCGCTACCCTTTCTGAGTATATTCCACATGCTACTATTGTTGGAGTTGATATTAATAAGTGGTGTTTAAAGCAGGCTACTAGAAATTTTCATGCCCCAAACCGTTTTTTTTACCATTGTTTTTCTCAGGAATTTTTAGAGATGAACAATTTTGATGCTATTTTTTGCTTAGCTGTCTTTCAACACCCCGGAAATAGGCATAATTCTGTGCAAACCGAATCTTATTATCCATTTTCTCATTTTGAAAAGAAAATAAATGAACTTTCTGAGAAACTAAAACCAAATGGATTATTCTTTATTGATCATTGCGATTTCAATTTCTTAGAGGTGAATATAATGAAACAATATCGAATAGCACCATTTCTTAATAATCAATGCCTACGCCAGAGGCCCCTCTTTAACAGAGATAATAAGAAGACAGCTATGGTGCAAACTAATTTTAGAGTATTTCAAAAAAAATAA
- a CDS encoding lasso peptide biosynthesis B2 protein → MNSVIGKINIIFGLSTRQKKLLIMTFFVSIYTYLLMKFFKKYALFQIKGIEGKARINDNLIIDDICSSIRMISKYVPYENVCRHQAYQAKLICTYYKIAYQIFVGFKRDEAGNITGHAWTIAQGKIITGFCNPEEYVIMSVYS, encoded by the coding sequence ATGAATAGTGTAATTGGTAAAATAAATATCATTTTTGGTTTAAGTACTAGACAAAAAAAGTTACTAATTATGACTTTTTTTGTTTCAATATATACCTATCTATTGATGAAATTTTTTAAAAAATATGCTTTATTTCAAATAAAAGGAATTGAGGGAAAAGCTAGAATAAATGACAATTTAATTATTGATGATATTTGCTCTTCAATCAGGATGATAAGTAAATATGTGCCTTATGAAAATGTTTGCCGTCATCAAGCTTATCAGGCTAAATTGATATGTACATATTATAAAATTGCGTATCAAATATTTGTAGGATTTAAAAGAGATGAAGCCGGCAATATAACTGGACATGCTTGGACAATCGCACAAGGTAAAATAATTACAGGATTTTGTAATCCAGAAGAATATGTCATAATGTCTGTTTATTCATAA
- a CDS encoding asparagine synthase-related protein, protein MSLLFGFLYTDNTSLVNELRDGQLLDNMYKGIEHFPHEKKASMFKDAAAFGHALTYNTPEALYEQMPLYIEDQQLLFVSEGRIDNRTELASALELSLNDQLSDGQLMLKSYQRWGENAPTKLLGDWSFACFHATTKELFIARDHHGYSTVFYHFDGKQFSFSTSIKSLLALENVAKKANESYIISDLVIARKNEQDNETIYKGIYILPPAYTLKLKKASLTINRYWFPEHIELIYRKNLNDYIDELREILTKSISARLRSYKSVASMLSGGLDSSTVSFLAAELLAKSNQPLATLSHVPLFKKELNQEESNSILDEGPFVEAIALASGNINSHRLTSKYISPIKGICKMVDINDSIIHGACNAYWLVDIYETTKRNGFSTLLTGDNGNATISYPGVHYLLPFNHPSFLKNPKKLIKSVISKQFVFRYLRSFVDEYIGHGMENYIRNVLYVQKPILTKWNILENNQNYNRKSNYSFYPNAKTGMLDSLMAGQNPRCMFGANTKHFYGIELRDPTADKRVVEFCLSIPNCIFFDEKGNNKQVIRKMMEHRLPDKVLFEKKKGLQSSDIVYRALAEQNNITNLLAIVCRNSTFQEIIHTKRLRDDWQSFQKQKTTNLLQLQTLLKTLMLGYFLETNDL, encoded by the coding sequence ATGAGCTTACTTTTTGGTTTCCTATATACCGACAATACATCGTTAGTCAATGAATTAAGAGATGGTCAATTGTTGGATAACATGTATAAAGGCATTGAGCATTTCCCGCATGAAAAAAAAGCATCTATGTTTAAAGATGCTGCCGCATTTGGTCATGCTCTTACTTATAATACCCCTGAGGCATTATATGAGCAAATGCCCCTTTATATTGAGGATCAACAGCTTTTATTTGTATCTGAAGGCCGAATTGATAATAGGACCGAATTAGCGTCTGCTTTAGAATTAAGCTTGAACGATCAGCTATCAGATGGGCAGTTGATGTTAAAATCTTACCAGAGATGGGGCGAAAATGCACCTACAAAGCTGCTAGGTGATTGGTCGTTTGCTTGTTTCCATGCTACTACAAAAGAGTTATTTATTGCCCGTGACCACCATGGGTATAGCACTGTTTTCTATCATTTCGATGGGAAACAATTCTCTTTTTCTACTTCTATAAAATCCCTTCTTGCTCTTGAGAACGTAGCGAAAAAAGCCAATGAGTCCTATATTATTTCAGATTTAGTAATTGCTAGAAAAAATGAGCAAGATAATGAAACGATCTATAAAGGTATATATATATTGCCTCCTGCCTACACGCTTAAGTTAAAAAAAGCTAGTTTAACTATAAATCGCTATTGGTTCCCTGAACATATTGAGTTGATTTATCGTAAAAATTTGAATGATTATATTGATGAATTAAGAGAAATTCTAACTAAATCTATAAGTGCAAGATTAAGAAGCTATAAATCGGTTGCATCCATGCTAAGTGGTGGTTTAGATTCCAGCACAGTATCGTTTCTGGCAGCAGAGTTACTAGCAAAATCAAATCAACCATTAGCGACGCTTAGCCACGTACCACTTTTTAAGAAAGAATTAAATCAAGAAGAATCGAATTCTATTTTAGATGAAGGACCTTTTGTAGAAGCCATTGCACTTGCATCAGGTAATATTAACTCGCATAGACTTACCTCTAAGTACATTTCGCCTATAAAAGGGATTTGTAAAATGGTAGATATAAACGATTCAATAATACATGGTGCATGTAATGCTTATTGGCTAGTTGATATTTATGAAACAACTAAACGTAATGGCTTTAGTACACTTCTTACAGGTGACAATGGGAATGCAACTATATCTTATCCCGGTGTACATTACCTCTTACCGTTTAATCATCCAAGTTTTTTGAAAAATCCTAAAAAACTAATTAAATCAGTAATTTCAAAACAATTTGTCTTCCGATACCTCCGATCCTTTGTAGACGAATATATTGGGCATGGCATGGAAAACTATATTCGGAATGTATTGTATGTGCAAAAACCTATTTTAACTAAATGGAATATCTTAGAGAATAATCAAAACTATAATAGAAAAAGCAATTATTCTTTCTATCCCAATGCAAAAACAGGAATGTTGGATAGCCTGATGGCTGGTCAGAATCCGAGATGTATGTTTGGTGCGAATACAAAACATTTTTACGGGATTGAATTACGAGACCCAACAGCTGACAAGCGTGTAGTAGAATTTTGCCTTTCAATACCAAATTGTATATTTTTTGATGAAAAGGGAAATAACAAACAAGTCATAAGAAAAATGATGGAACATCGTTTGCCTGACAAAGTTTTATTTGAGAAGAAAAAAGGGCTGCAAAGTTCTGATATTGTTTATCGCGCTTTGGCTGAGCAGAATAATATTACTAACTTGCTAGCTATTGTTTGTAGGAACTCAACTTTTCAAGAAATTATTCACACAAAAAGATTACGAGATGATTGGCAATCCTTTCAAAAACAGAAAACTACTAACCTACTCCAATTACAGACACTTTTGAAGACCTTAATGCTTGGGTATTTTTTGGAGACTAATGATCTTTAA
- a CDS encoding PqqD family protein, with amino-acid sequence MIYTINSERILFTQLVEEGVVYDTMKNEYVTLNETFFKILKGIDQGKSSREIVAALCQEYNITQDECLRETNEALKVLEEKAYIKVNG; translated from the coding sequence ATGATTTACACGATTAACTCAGAGAGAATACTTTTCACGCAATTAGTTGAAGAAGGTGTCGTTTATGATACCATGAAAAATGAATATGTTACTCTTAATGAAACCTTTTTTAAGATTTTAAAGGGTATAGACCAAGGGAAAAGTAGTCGAGAAATTGTAGCCGCCCTCTGTCAAGAATATAATATAACCCAAGATGAGTGTTTGCGAGAAACGAATGAAGCACTTAAAGTCTTAGAGGAAAAAGCATACATAAAAGTTAATGGTTAA
- the ruvA gene encoding Holliday junction branch migration protein RuvA: MIAYLDGTLAHKDPTHAIIDVHGVGYMIHISLQTYAVLPGGGDRVKLFIHHLFREDLQALYGFAIADEKSLFLDLIGVSGVGPNTALGMLSAMQPGDLRLAILGENVRAVQAIKGIGAKTAQRIILELRDKMKKSGIVPNGPTYRQSAVDPVREESLAALVALGFPKPTAEKSVDDALKADPSLSVEDVIRRALRT, translated from the coding sequence ATGATCGCTTATTTAGACGGAACGCTGGCCCATAAAGACCCTACACATGCCATCATCGACGTACACGGGGTAGGCTATATGATCCATATTTCCCTTCAAACGTATGCCGTTTTACCCGGCGGTGGCGACCGAGTTAAGTTGTTTATTCACCACTTGTTTCGCGAGGACTTACAGGCTCTGTACGGCTTTGCCATTGCCGATGAAAAGTCGTTGTTCCTGGACTTGATTGGTGTTTCGGGAGTTGGGCCCAACACGGCTCTGGGAATGCTCTCGGCTATGCAACCCGGCGACTTACGGCTTGCCATATTAGGTGAAAATGTTCGGGCGGTGCAGGCTATTAAAGGCATTGGTGCCAAAACAGCCCAACGCATCATTCTCGAATTACGCGATAAAATGAAAAAATCGGGTATTGTGCCCAATGGGCCTACCTACCGCCAGTCGGCTGTCGATCCTGTTCGCGAAGAGTCACTGGCTGCACTGGTTGCGTTAGGTTTCCCTAAACCAACCGCTGAGAAAAGCGTGGATGACGCCCTGAAAGCTGATCCATCGCTAAGCGTCGAGGATGTAATTCGGCGAGCATTGCGAACCTAA